From Aegilops tauschii subsp. strangulata cultivar AL8/78 chromosome 5, Aet v6.0, whole genome shotgun sequence:
CTTGAGCTCTGGGGTTAAAGCTTAGGCCTGACCTGAGTTGGTTATACCTAGCAGTTTTCTTTTTGCGTCGTTaacttgttgaaggcattgcttgAATATGTTTGGACTGATTATTCAAGATGAAAATCTAGATTCTGACCTTGATGGTTGGATCCAGTAACGACTGTTGCGTCAACGTCGCTCCCTTGCTGAAGGTGTTGCTATTGAAGAACTTCGTCGTCTGTGTGGTGTCATGAGATGATTGGTGCGGATATGGTCATTACTATAGTTTGCCGATCGTGGTTCTGATCACTCTTTTTCTTCATCCACGTATAATTTTGATCTTACATGACTTTGCTATTTGTTGTTGTATTTTTATGTGTGGTGATATTGACATCCTAGCCATACAGAGGCCGGATGTGTGCTCATAATGtttgtatcctcttgatgctTCATTTTAAGCGAAAAACCCTCTTTTGTAAAAAAATATGGGCAGTTCAATCACGAGCTAACGTCTAGAATATTTATACTCCGTTGCAATGGCACTATCGTAGTATAGCATAAAGAAACCTGCAAAAAAAATTCTATACCTAGTAATAAGGTAAGGTGATATTCTTGGTTTTGTCCTGCGATTAGATGATTATTTTGAGTTTTTTTATCCGGCGAGGTGGTACTATTCACATGAAATTTTTTGTCGTCTTTTCATGCGTAGAGAAAAAATAGTCCAAAGGCCGTTACGCCTAAACAGGGTGGGCTTCGACCTTCCTCTGATGGGCCTGGTCCTGCCGCCTTAACGAAAAAGGTAAAAAATATTTGTTCCTATTATGAATCGAACTCCCAACCTCTACTCCAGTCCACATAGGTGCTAGCCAACCGATCTATATTCAGCCTTTGGTAAATAAGTGATTCGGTATGAACCATGCAAGCTGGGCCATTCTAATTTAAACACATGAACACTTGACATCAATGGCCTTAGATGCTTTCTTTTTTTTCAATTTACCTATAAGTTCTTAACTAGAAAATGATAGATCATGCCGAGACGCCCTTTCAGTTCACATAATATACCTCTAATTTTAATATTTTTCATGTGAGATTTTCATGAGTTATAGGCAATAATGCTTCATGGTTTGGTTAGAGAATCAGCTACATATGATCATGTTATGTGCCATCATAAGCATTCATTTATCCAAAAATCCAAAGGTACCAATGTGCATTCTCTATAAAGAATTTTCACATATCTCTTTTCTGTGTGGTATATATAAAAGAAGCAGCTATATTTATTTTTTGGATATTGTGTTATTGCATAGTAAAAATGAGCTATTATGTATAATTTGTTTTTCTAGATAATATGGTACTGTGGATTGTGCTTCTTTTACTTAAATGATGTAGTTAAAGAAGTAAATGTCTAACAGTTTGCCTATAACAAAGTAGCCCTAGCGACGGAATGGAAAGCTTGTGGCTGTGTGAGCATCGAAGGCAGTGGGCATGGAAGCTTCTGGTAGAAGATTTGGAGCACTAGCAACAGCAAGCAGCAAGCCCTTGTTTGAGTTGTCAATGGCAATGGCAAGGATGGTGTCTTCATGTCATCCTTGCTCGATTAGGAAGCCGGTGGTGTTCATAGCTTTAGATCGAAGTCCTTGGGTGCTGGGGGGGTGGGGAATCAACCAACGAACTTAACCAATGCATTTTCTCTTCAGAAATGAATTTGCCACCTCTTGTCCATTAGAACAAATAATCCAAAATTAATGTTGTTCAGTCAAATTAATTTACTCAGAATCATACTCCCGTCTCAAGCTCATGCCACGATCCTCAAATGATCCATCCATCCTTTTTTATCCATAGCGACCATTCTTCCACGACATAGTTCCTCGAACCGGCCAACCTTGATTGAAAAAAATCATTGTTTTTATTCCGTTGCAACGCGCGGGCATTTGTGCTAGTATAGTACAAACTTTATTATACTATATAACGCAACAACCGAACAACAACATACAACGGTAGCCGACGCACACATCGAACCCAATGCTGGTATCCTTACCCGGATTGATAGTGAAATATTCAATATCAGTTCCTGGTGGATCCATAAGGGTGAGTGAAATCAGAAGAGTTGATCCAAAATCCAATTCCATAAACCCAACACGTTGCATCTTTTTCTATCACGAATTAATAAAGCTCGCCGGCGATTGATTGCTCACGGCGACGACGATTCCCTGAGCACTTGGACTTGCACCACCTGATCGCCGGTGTCAGCTGCCGGCCTGAAGAGGCAGACGTCGGAGATCCTGAGGCCGTTGTCCCAGGCGAAGCCCTCCCACCCGGCCATGATCATGCCGCCCTTGCTGCCGACCCTGACGGACACCTCCCATCGCCGGTCGCCGCGGCCGGCCACGGTTAGCTCAGCGGTGCACGACTCGGCCCATCCCACGCGGGCACAGAAGGCCTTGGTCAGCTCCATGTACTGCAGATGGAACGGCTGCTCGATGCCCAGCCGGAGCGTCCCGTCGTCCGACGACGACGGTCCGCAGGAGCCGGCGGGCGAGGCGGTGGCCGGCGAGAGCTTCTTCCTCCTCTTTGTCCCGGGCGCCGGCGGTGGCGACCGGGAGGGGGACCCCCCGTGGTGGTTGTTGTCGCTGCCGGAGTCCACGTCGTCGTCGTCGATGTTCACCGTGCCGCCACGCTCGCCGTCGAAGAAGGAGGTGCTGCAGCCGGACGTGTCGAAGGGCTCGACGGCGAAGTCGAGGTCGTCGAGGTGGTCGAAGACGAGGAGCTGGCCGGCGGAGAGGCCGCAGCCGGCGACGAAGCTGCGCCACCCCTTCCCGTCGAAGCGCAGGCCCGCGGCGCCGTGGCGGACGAGGCCCACGTGCCACGAGCGGCCCGTGGGGTCGCGCAGCGTGGCGACGGCGAGCACCGGCGGGCGGTCCAGGCGCGCCGCGAACTTGGGCGGCAGAGACTGCAGGCAACGGCGACAAACATCAGGTATAGCGCAGCAGATTATGGATTGATTAATTAATTGTACTAGATTGGAGGAGTCCCGCGACGGACGGCGAGGGCGCTTACCAGGCTGGACTCGAAGGAGCCCGGCAGGAGGATTTTGAAGAACTTTTGCCGGCGTACGGCGCCGCCCTCCACCATGGCCGCCCGCAACGTACAGATCCACCGGCGGTTAGAGTATCCCCCGTTTATGTCGCTGCCCTTCCGTAGTCCTGGTGCGTGATTATAGTATATCGGACGCCGCCTTATATAGAGTTTaatttctttctttctttattCTCTTCGTTCCTGCCATAACATGAGGAGCAGGCCAGAATGGCGGCGGCATCGAGTGCCGCGAGAAGCACGACACGGCGGCTGCATCGACCGTGGGGGGTCCGCAGACGCTTCCATGCGATCTCGGGAGAGGATGGGTGGTAGAGCTGCACTTCTCCAACACCGCCATCTCCTTCTCTAGTGTGCGCTCTGCCTCCGACGAGGATGCTGGCGGCGATGCCTCTAACCAGCGCTTCGACCTCCTGTTGGAGCCCATGCTTCATCGGGCCAACCGGCGCGTTTAGTGTTAGAAGGGATAGAGAGAGAATTGGTGGAATTGTTTGATGTGTTGCTTGAGCCTCGTtggtatatatataggagtacaatgaccaatttggagtacaagacaaggcaGGGTAAGATCCTACGCTATCCTATCTTTCCTAATAACCATAATACTCAACGTCCCCCACAGTCACAATGGTAGCGACACAGGCgatgagactggagaagaatccgaaggtAAGCCGACGGACATcccccacagtcgtaacggtcgatGCATCGCGAAAGTTGTGGTTGGAGAGGAAACaaacgaggttgctcaagcaaggcggtagccctttctGCCGATGTCGAGGTAGCCGAGAGCGTATGATGGTGTAGCCGTGGTCGATGTTGAGTCGGGGTCGCCTAAGTCGAGGTAGTCGTCGTGGACCGGgaagaagagcggcggcggcgtctaGGTTAGGAGCGCGGGGACGGTGCTTGCAGTAGGCGAGAAAGAACCCGACAGTGTGACGAAGATCGGTGCGGACGGTGGCGTTGTCGTGCCTAGAAAGACGGCACAGCACATACCACACAGAAGTCGATGCGGGTGGATGACGAAGTGGACCGGGTGCCACGACGCTatggcccgaaggggcgacgcagcgacAGCGTGCGAGTCGGGGCGACGACGGGGAAGACCTCAGGGCGGCACCAGTGACCTCATGGcgccgttcccttcttgaaggcgccgcttTGGGAACCTTGGGGGTTGGGTGGCGCTTGCGGGtggtgggcgacggcggtggtgcGGTCCTATCCTAGCATGGATCTACGTCTGTTGCTTGGAGATGGACTCGTGTTCGTGGAGGTCGACGTTTGGTGTCGATGCCGGAGGACCTGCCAAGGCTCGCGTAGGTGGAGGTCGTCGTTTGGCGTCGATGGCGGAGgacctgccaaggttgacacctcaatctgctttgaagatggaccagtggaagatggcggcgacaaGACATGTGAGTGCGTCAGACCGGTTTGTGCCCCGGACCTAGCAGATGGCTCGGTCCGGGCCTCCGGCTGtagatgttaggcttaggtgagaggtctgggtatatggcccagcttgcaccccttcatcatatggataggagtagcggcagattgccaagatggtggtttcaggcatattgttgttctactttgtaaggtcctcgagaataatcaataaaatggccgcatgcatctaccagatgcagaggccgggggtcatcctccttttctaaaaaaaaatacTCCTGGAGCTATCAGCATGCCATTTTTCTACGCTACATTTTTTCCAAGTACGTGCTAGTTGATTTTTCTGACACGCCAGTTTTTTTCCAAGCATGTGGTCTTAAGTTGATTTTTCTACAGCATCTCCTGAAAGTAGAATAATCAAATAAATGACGTAAAGTTGGTTTACAGTTGCAAAAATGATGGTTAATTGAATTGTAAAACCCCTTCGTCCCCCCGATCTCCCAAAACCCTAGCAAGCCGCGGCGGCCGGCAATGGAGGTGCAGCCGGAGACGCTGGACGCCCTGGTGGGGTGGTTCGCGCAGACGCTGTCCCCGGACGCGGCCGCCCGCGGCGCCGCCGAGCAGAGCCTCTCGGCCGCGGCCGCGTCGTCCCCGGGCCTCGCGCTGGCACTCCTCGCCCTCGCCTCATCCCCGCACCACGACCACCAGGCCCGCCTCGCCGCCTCCGTCCACTTCAAGAACCTCCTCCGCGCATGCTGGCCCGACGACACCGACCACCCCCTGCTGCCCAACGACCGCGACGTCATCAAGGCGCACATCCTCCGGCTCATGCTCGCCGCCCCACCCCTCGTCCGGGCGCAGCTCTCTGAGGCTCGTCATCGCCGCCGCCTCCGACTTCCCTGCCAGATGGGACTCGCTGCTCCCCTCCATCGTCTCCTCgctcggcgccgccctctcggCGGGGGACGTCCCGGCCGCCAACGccctcctcgccgccgcgctccccCTCTTCTCCCGCTTCCGCACCGACTTGGACACCGACCCCCTCCGCATCGAGCTCAATTACTGCCTCCAAGTTTTCGCCGCGCCGCTCCTCGAGGTCTTCCTCTCCACCTCTCACAGCCTCCTTCAACCTCGGTCTTCTGCGGCCCAAGTCTTCGAGTGCCTTCGTCTGTGCTGCGAGGTCTTCTACTCGTTCCTCACGACCTCCTACCCGCAGTCCGTCGAGGCAGACGGTGCCCCGGACGCGCTCCGTGCCGCCGTCTGCAATAACCTGCAGCTCTACATCGAGAAGTACGAGGAAGAGTTGATGCCGTATCTCGAGGAGTTTGCCGAGGCTGTGTGGGGGCTCCTCCTGGCAGCAGTGTCACCCAGAGCGTCCCGTGATCAGCTCGCCGTGACCGCCATAAGGTCCGTGGCAACGGTGACAAACCAATGAAACGAAAGAgcaacaaaacaaaacaaaacaaaacttTGCCGCCAACCAAAGCAAGGCAGGATTCTAAACGGAGGACCGAGATCGACTTGCAATGGGAGCGATCCGTGGCAACGGTCAAGGCACCAATGAGAGAGCAGGAAAATAAAAAAGGGTGGGTCAACGAACCCCACCCAAAGGCCAAAGCAAAGGAAAGGAATGGATCACAGCTCCCGATTCCCATCCCCACAATCGCACCGCCACCCAACGCCCCCGCCCGTCGATctgcctcctccctcctccacacctcgccgccggcgatggCCTCCGCTCTCTCCCCCTCCCCTTCCCTTCCCCTCATCAGAGGagcgaagagaagagaagagagagggagggagatgGAGCGGCCAGGTCCCAGATCGGCCATGGCGTTCACCCAAGacaagagaggaggcagggcggcCATGGCGTTCACCCAAGacaagagaggaggcagggcggcCATGGCGTTATAATGGAACCTTCTTATTGGTTACATGTCCTATTTTTTCATTGCTTCTGTCAACAGGTAAATCTGACTGATAGCGGTGATTTCTTATGTATCAGGGCAGAGTTGTTGTCGCTGGTATGTTTCCATGCGCCCGCCTCGACCTTTAGAACTGGTAATTTTCAAGTGACAATCAGCCAATTCTTCTTTTACACTTGTTGAATTAGTTTCTAACTTTGTTCTATTGTGTGTTCCAAGATTGTGGCTCTCTAGAGCCATCAACTTTTAGCTTCCATGTAGATCTGGCTGATCATGCCTTCTAAACATTATCTAATGCTTCAGGATGATGCGAAGCTCATAGGTGTCACAAACGTAGAGGCTTATAAGTTCAACTTGAGGTTCAGGGTAGTTGTATATCATTTAGGCTGCACATTTTAGGTTAATCCACGAATCCCGTGGCATATATGTACTCCctctaaaaaaatataaaactgtttagatcactaaagtagtgatctaaaatgtttttatatttatttacagTGGGAGTATGTTTTGTTCTATGGTTCTTCTCTGCGATGGTTGAAATATTCAATTTATCATGTTTTTATGGAATCTGTGCTTTTGTTTCGGTACAAAAATATTGGTTCTTGTTGCAGGTTTAGTCATTAGACTGAAGATGCATATGTGCTTTTGTTTTTGTTATTGATGGGTCGGTGTATTAGACTAAAATGCGGTTGTAATGGCTTGGCTTTCATCCTAGGCCATAGTTTAGCTTCGGTTACATGTTAACTATGCGCCTTAAAAATAGAATTCATTTGTACAATCAATTAAATATTTCTGGATTTAGTCAGGGCATATTTACTTGCAACTTTTGAAGGACTGAGCTAGGTACATGAATCCGATATGAAAAACTAAATCAATTATTTAAGCAAAGTAGTGCATAATTATTACGTATGCTATCCATCCGTAACATTGACTATCTGTTTTCGTTGGCAGCATAACGACATGGATGATAAAGGCAACGATGGCGAAAACTTGGGTGATACAGGCAAGGATGACAAGGACATGGGTCATATATAGAGGCAACAAAGACAAAGGCATGGATGATAAGGACAATGATTTCGTAGCCATGGACCCCAAAGGAATGGATGGTATGTGCATAGATGATAAGGATAACGAGGATGCAGACAAGGATGGCATAGACATGAATGATGTACACATGCAAGGTAAAGGAATTGATAATAAAGACATGGCTAGTTCAGACCTGAATGAGTGTATGGAATACTTAGAGATTGTGAAGAAGACTTTTAGGACTGAGGAAGAAGCCTACATGTTCTACGTAGGCTATGCGAGAAAAAAAGGGTTTGGTGTTAGAAAAGATGATCTGAAGTACAAGGGTCCAGGTCCGAAATAAAATGCATACAAAAGGACATACAAGTGCTGCAAACAAGGATGGCGGGCCCTTAAGCACTTTAACAGAGCTGAGAGAAAAAGAACACGAAGGGGTCTTTTTCGGTGTGGGTGTCCCATTCTTTTTCAGGTTGAGCTACAAGATATCAGTGGCCTCTCGTTCGTCAAGAATTTTGTGGACAAGCATAACCATCTGTTTTTCCCTGCTGACCTGACTCCCTACTTATCGGCTCATCATAGAATGACTGACGCACAAAAGGCCGATGTCATCGAGTATGCTATCGGTGGACTTCGAACACATTAGATTATGAATGCAATGGAGAAGAATGCCGGAGGTCCCGACAAGCTTGGATTTATAGATCGAGACCTATACAACCATGTTTCAATCCAGAAGAAGCGTAAGATAGAAGGCAGTGACGCTAGATATTTCCTCACCTATATGATTGCACAGAAAAAAGCAGACCCAGAATTCTTTTTCAAATACACAAAAGACAGCGAAGGCCATTTGAGGAACATATTCGGGGCTGATTCACAATCCCGGATTGACTATGTTGCCTTTGGTGGTGTCGTGGTGTTCGACAGTACATATCAGTCTAACAAGTACAGGCTTCTGTTTGTTCCATTTGTTGGTCTGAACCATCACCGCAGCACAGTTTTGTTTGGGGTCGGTCTAGTGTCAGACGAGACGGTTGCATCATACCAGTGGCTTCTTCATGTATTTTTGGAGGCAATGTCCCAGAAGCCACCCATTTCAGCAATCACCGATGGGGACGGTTAAATAGCTAAAGCAATAGCTACTGTCTGGACCGGAACAGATCATCGTTTGTGCACGTGGCATATCGAGGAGACTATGGTGATGCACATCCGCAAGAAAAAGCTTGAGGAATTTAGGGAATTCATTTACCACCGTTGGGATGTTGATGAGTTTGAGAAAAGATGGGAGGCTTATAAGGTTCGGTTCAAAATAAAACAAACGGGGAAGAGGTCGTCATGGATTAACAGGATGTACGAGCTGCGACACAAATGGGAGGCCGCGTACACAAAGGGTAGATATTTCCTAGGCATGATGAGTAATCAGAGGAGTGAGTCTCTCAACTTAAGGCTTCATGTGCACCTGAACAAGAAGATGCAACTTGTTGATTTGTTGCAGCATGTTGAGCACTGTGTATCCATAATGCGTAAGAATGAAGCAGCATTAGACGCAGTAGCGACACATACGATATCCTTCACTAAGCTGAATGCACATCCTTTGGAGATTTGTACCTCTTATATTTATACAACTGTGATGTTTCCACGGGTAAAGTGTCAGATTGTCGAAGGAACAAATTGGCAGGTCGCAGATCGGGTAGTGTGTGATGGTTTGGTCGTGTTTGGAGTTTTGGCAAAGTCCCATATGGCAGGGATGCTAGAGAATTGCAAGGTAAGGATGGTAAGGACTCGGATGCTAAGGTTCCTACAGACTTGGAAAGTAAGGATGCTGAGGACTTGCATGCAAAAAACTTGGATGCTGAGAATCCCAATGACTTGGAAGGCAAAGATGGTGTGGACTTGCATGCAAAAAACCTAGATGCTAAGGATCCAATGACTTGGAAAGTAAGgacagtgaggagttggatgcaAAAAAGTTGGATGCACAAGGCATGGATGCTAAGTCTGTGGATCTTATATATCACGTGACTTGTCTGTTTACAGGAGCAAGACTGGATGTTGCAGCTTGTAAATATAAAAAGTTGGAAAGTCGGGATTACCCATGCGTACATATATCTGCGTTCTGGATCATCTTGGTGTATGCATATTTCCAAAAAAATTGTGAAGAAAAGATGGACAATGTATGCACATTTCTTTATTATTCTCTTGGTTCCTGCCATAACACAGTCCAcggctcgggctcgggctcgtCTTCGCCTCCGTTACAAAAACAGTCCACGGTACGGTTGACTTTTTTTTTCAGAAGAAGTCTTCTACTACTTCATTTCGGACCAACGGATTAAGATCCAACGGCCCAAGTTGATGATTTTATGGCACCAGCCCTCTCCCGCCTGTCTGTTAGATTTACGGAAATGATAAGAAGCTGACGTCAGTTTTTTAGGATTTGGGTCGAACGTTcctaactactccctccgttcctaaatgtaagtctttttagacatctcaaatggactacaacatacggatgtatgtaggcATATTTTAGAGGGTAGATTCACTcgttttgctccgtatgtagtcacttgttggaatctctagaaagacttatatttaggaacggagggagtatattggaTCAAAACATGAATCTTAACACCCGTGAAACCAGTCGTGTCATCATTTTCTTTCGTTCGGAAAAAGTACCTTATCCACCCACTGCCTCTCCCCTCTACTCACTAAGTTTACCATCGCTCTCGCTCACTCGCACATCCGGCGGCGGATCCCTCCccgccccccacccccccccccccccccccccccccacacacacacacacacatccgcATCGGCAGCAACCGCGCTACAAGGACCTCCGCAGCCGGGCGGCGACAATGGAGAGCGGTAGGTCATGCGGCAACCGTGCGACTCTGCTGGGCAACCACCGCATCCACCCCGTTGCATCCACAGTTGCCGTGCAACGAGGAGAAGCACCACAGGTCACTGGTGGCGGCTGTCGAGTGCTGGGTAAATAGGCAAAATTTTCAATTAAAttaatcaaaaaataaatcatgagCATGATGTAAACAACACTAAGCACATACTGATACTTGATCATATTATCGCGTACTAGATAGATAGTAGAAACATCGACGCAAAAATGACTAGTATGGCTAAGGCAATAATAAACAGGAGCGGGATAAGCGAGTTATACCCTCCGATCGGCCAGgcagaggccgcggcggcggcaacAGTGTCCCcggtggccttcttcttggcttCAAGCTTCTCAATGGCGGCAAGGTCGACTTCATTGGCAGTGGACATGGTGATGACGCGGACGTGGACGAACAACAACGAGCAGTGGCGTAGGAGATGCTCCCTAAAAACCTAATCGTCCCTCTCACGTACAGGATCCAGAGAGGCGAGGTTTCCGAGGCCTACGCTCCCGTCAACCGTGTACATGGTGAATGGGGTGGGATCATCGACGGCAGCAGCAAAAGGAACGACAGTGGGACAGGTGCGCGTGGAGCCAGTTCCGATTTGTTGCGGCAGCTAGGGTTGGTAGACGCCTCACATATATAGGCGCGGCCGCGTGGAGAGACATGGGCTGGACACTACTAGGAGAAACCTTATAGAGAGAATCTTAGTAGTAGCGTTGGGGAAGGGAGAAGCACTACTGCTATTTAGTTGTAGCGCGGGGCATGAAAGAGCGCTACAGATAGTAGTTTAGCAATAGCGCGGGGTTG
This genomic window contains:
- the LOC109757531 gene encoding putative B3 domain-containing protein Os04g0347400 — protein: MVEGGAVRRQKFFKILLPGSFESSLSLPPKFAARLDRPPVLAVATLRDPTGRSWHVGLVRHGAAGLRFDGKGWRSFVAGCGLSAGQLLVFDHLDDLDFAVEPFDTSGCSTSFFDGERGGTVNIDDDDVDSGSDNNHHGGSPSRSPPPAPGTKRRKKLSPATASPAGSCGPSSSDDGTLRLGIEQPFHLQYMELTKAFCARVGWAESCTAELTVAGRGDRRWEVSVRVGSKGGMIMAGWEGFAWDNGLRISDVCLFRPAADTGDQVVQVQVLRESSSP
- the LOC141022238 gene encoding exportin-2-like; translation: MAEDLPRLTPQSALKMDQWKMAATRHVSASDRSLRLVIAAASDFPARWDSLLPSIVSSLGAALSAGDVPAANALLAAALPLFSRFRTDLDTDPLRIELNYCLQVFAAPLLEVFLSTSHSLLQPRSSAAQVFECLRLCCEVFYSFLTTSYPQSVEADGAPDALRAAVCNNLQLYIEKYEEELMPYLEEFAEAVWGLLLAAVSPRASRDQLAVTAIRAELLSLDDAKLIGVTNVEAYKFNLRFRHNDMDDKGNDGENLGDTGKDDKDMGHI